One segment of Cyprinus carpio isolate SPL01 chromosome B20, ASM1834038v1, whole genome shotgun sequence DNA contains the following:
- the LOC109058096 gene encoding serine/threonine-protein kinase pim-3-like → MGLLRKALNHLRTLLKRKSVQEPQPHPDQDNETPAGACAADGGSEARTEKNTRKRKRFWRWHLRRKKYSVAKAEKLNQTSVLGTGTYRSHSQGLKELIPTAEYTEDVLRPAILDTSVWSSADKDTDSPVCLSADGSFDSAVTSATHSAIACAVADEDIASAGSLIVHQDVTSAVRPKAKRDIACAVSPKAERDVACAVRPKVDGGIACAMRPQPDKGFATAGRFKVDKGNTSTGCPKVDMAIASKGRVGIVSARHPEVDWGIASAVHTQVDSVPSGELDKDHICWRYKFGGRLGEGGFGSVRKGTRYKDGLKVAVKYVQKTKRTTYVSTAFHPKPLPLEIALAVIINRKPNCPHIIEMLDWQDDPDYYLIVMERPVPSMDMGKFLKCTGGFLSEQIAQYLMWQVIYAANYCCYRGIFHRDIKLENVLVNPTTLEIKLIDFGCGDLVKDSGYSACCGTKPYFPPEYHDRGRYHAKPATVYSLGVLLFAMLHGRFPTARDLYCLGSNKSVFALSQECIHFLWACLQRHPEHRIPLELMLYHEWFVLGFPNPLPINRNASKQHSCHR, encoded by the exons ATGGGCCTATTAAGAAAGGCACTGAATCATCTAAGGACTTTGTTAAAGAGGAAGTCTGTACAAGAACCCCAACCCCATCCTGATCAGGATAATGAGACGCCTGCTGGGGCTTGTGCGGCTGATGGTGGTAGTGAGGCGAGGACAGAAAAGAATACGAGAAAAAGGAAGAGGTTTTGGAGGTGGCACTTAAGAAGAAAAAAGTACAGTGTCGCTAAGGCTGAGAAGCTGAACCAGACTTCTGTACTGGGAACAGGAACATATCGGAGTCATAGTCAAG GCCTCAAGGAACTGATCCCCACTGCTGAATACACTGAAGACGTCCTCCGACCTGCGATCCTGGACACATCAGTGTGGTCATCAGCAGATAAAGACACTGACTCTCCAGTGTGTCTGTCAGCAGATGGCAGCTTTGACTCTGCAGTGACCTCCGCAACACACAGTGCCATTGCCTGTGCAGTAGCAGATGAGGACATTGCCTCTGCAGGGAGTCTCATAGTACATCAGGACGTTACCTCTGCTGTGAGACCCAAAGCAAAGAGGGACATTGCCTGTGCAGTCAGTCCCAAAGCAGAGAGGGATGTTGCCTGTGCAGTGCGTCCTAAAGTAGATGGGGGCATTGCCTGTGCAATGCGTCCCCAACCAGACAAGGGCTTTGCTACTGCAGGGCGTTTCAAAGTAGACAAGGGCAATACCTCTACAGGGTGTCCCAAAGTAGACATGGCTATTGCCTCTAAAGGTCGTGTAGGGATTGTCTCTGCAAGGCATCCTGAAGTAGATTGGGGCATTGCCAGTGCTGTGCATACTCAAGTAGACTCCGTTCCATCAGGAGAGCTGGACAAAG ATCATATTTGTTGGCGGTACAAATTTGGTGGCAGGCTGGGTGAAGGAGGATTTGGATCAGTTCGAAAAGGGACTCGCTATAAGGATGGTCTTAAg GTGGCTGTGAAATATGTCCAAAAGACGAAACGTACGACATATGTCAGCACT gctTTTCACCCCAAACCTCTTCCTTTAGAGATTGCGTTGGCAGTCATCATCAACAGGAAACCCAACTGTCCACATATAATTGAAATGCTGGACTGGCAGGATGACCCAGACTACTACCTTATAGTCATGGAGCGCCCCGTGCCAAGCATGGATATGGGAAAATTTCTGAAATGCACTGGAGGTTTCCTCAGCGAGCAGATAGCACAGTACCTCATGTGGCAAGTAATTTATGCCGCTAACTACTGCTGCTATCGTGGCATTTTCCATCGCGACATCAAGCTGGAAAACGTACTCGTGAACCCGACAACTTTGGAGATCAAATTGATCGACTTTGGGTGTGGGGACCTCGTGAAGGATTCAGGCTACAGCGCCTGCTGTG GTACAAAACCATACTTCCCTCCAGAATATCATGACAGAGGCAGATATCATGCAAAGCCTGCGACAGTGTATTCATTAGGGGTGCTCCTGTTTGCAATGCTGCATGGGCGTTTTCCAACAGCCAGAGACTTGTACTGCTTGGGCAGCAACAAGTCTGTATTTGCGCTGTCACAAG AATGCATCCATTTTTTGTGGGCTTGTCTGCAGCGTCATCCAGAGCACAGGATTCCCCTGGAGCTGATGCTTTACCATGAATGGTTTGTGTTGGGTTTTCCCAATCCTCTACCAATTAACCGGAATGCATCTAAACAGCATTCATGTCATCGATGA
- the LOC109058095 gene encoding trans-L-3-hydroxyproline dehydratase has product MEFPKLPPHSGSVLSVVDMHTGGEPLRIILSGYPEVKGDTILAKRRYVREHLDHLRKVLMFEPRGHYDMYGALLVRSELAEADLGVLFMHNEGYSTMCGHAVIALGRFAVDYGLIKAPTSPETQINIHCPCGLVKAFTQYSNGKTGAVRFHSVPAFAFATDVSVSVPGYGSITVDISYGGALYAFVSSEKFGLDVNKSKTRDLVDAATAVSDAVKSQVKLYHPVSEDLAFLYGTILTDGKDAFSEEPTANVCVFADAQVDRSPTGSGVTARIALQYQKGLIGLNQTRSFKSGATGSVFTGKAIEETTCGDFRAVVVEVTGHAHYSGVASFTQESDDPLRGGFLLR; this is encoded by the exons ATGGAGTTCCCAAAGCTCCCCCCTCACTCCGGCTCTGTGTTATCAGTAGTGGACATGCACACAGGTGGAGAGCCGCTGCGTATTATCCTGAGTGGGTATCCAGAGGTGAAGGGGGACACCATCCTTGCCAAACGACGCTATGTGAGAGAGCATCTCGATCATCTTCGCAAGGTGTTAATGTTCGAGCCCCGTGGTCACTATGATATGTACGGAGCCCTGCTGGTCAGAAGTGAGTTAGCAGAGGCTGATCTCGGCGTCTTGTTCATGCACAACGAAGGGTACAGCACCATGTGTGGCCACGCTGTCATTGCTCTCGGGCGATTTGCGGTGGATTATGGCTTGATCAAAGCGCCCACTTCACCAGAGACGCAGATAAACATACACTGCCCCTGTGGCTTAGTGAAGGCCTTTACACAGTATTCCAACGGGAAAACTGGAGCTGTCAGATTCCACAGTGTGCCAGCCTTTGCTTTCGCTACAG ATGTGAGTGTCTCGGTGCCAGGATATGGGTCCATCACTGTGGACATCAGTTATGGTGGAGCTCTTTATGCTTTTGTGAGTTCTGAGAAATTTGGATTGGATGTCAACAAGTCCAAGACCAGAGATCTGGTGGATGCAGCCACTGCTGTGAGTGATGCTGTCAAATCCCAG GTAAAGTTGTACCATCCAGTCAGTGAGGATCTGGCCTTCCTCTATGGCACAATCCTTACTGACGGCAAAGATGCTTTTTCTGAAGAGCCCAcggccaatgtgtgtgtgtttgctgatgCACAG GTGGACAGAAGCCCTACAGGGTCAGGTGTTACTGCTCGTATAGCTCTTCAGTACCAAAAAGGCCTGATCGGACTGAACCAGACCAGAAGCTTCAAGAGTGGAGCTACAGGATCAGTGTTTACAGGAAAAGCAATAGAG GAGACCACTTGTGGGGACTTCAGGGCTGTGGTAGTGGAGGTCACAGGTCATGCTCACTACAGCGGTGTGGCCAGCTTCACCCAAGAGAGCGATGACCCTCTCAGAGGAGGTTTTCTTCTGCGCTGA